Proteins encoded by one window of Cervus canadensis isolate Bull #8, Minnesota chromosome 18, ASM1932006v1, whole genome shotgun sequence:
- the DMKN gene encoding dermokine isoform X2 translates to MKLKGSLACLLLFLLLGSGEASPLQGGEEDAGREVGESIGHGVGEALGHVVGEAVIHGVEKAVERGTGEKAGLGIREARDPHLGDALAHKLKEASHALENTGSEAGRQAENIIGHGVDPAHSSWQGTPGSNGAWGTHGQPPSRGHGIPGSQGGPGGPGDTRDHVFSGGSGGRFGANAQGGHRGPFNLGANPQGAATQPGSVRGSSNRNTECTNPPGSGGSSSNSEGSSSSGGSNGGSSHGGGSNGGSSGGSSHGGGSSGGSSHGGGSSGGSNGGSSSHGGGSGGGSSGSSESSGGYNPNASSGSRVGSSGGNKPEGQGSGGEGEAVSGINTLNSQTSSEPFNFDTFWKNFKSKLGFINWDALNKGQAPPPSTRALLYFRRLWEDFKHNTPFLNWKVITEGEDVPSLQKRAGGAGQPGTGWQDAVAVTAKNYNYNQQGPPTALGGQYPAKTPAKGGVTVSSSASRMHPGLLQWVKFW, encoded by the exons ATGAAGCTAAAGGGGTCTCTGGCCTGCCTCCTGCTGTTCCTGCTCCTGGGCAGCGGGGAGGCTAGCCCGCTGCAGGGTGGAGAGGAGGACGCCGGAAGAGAAGTTGGGGAATCCAttgggcatggggtgggggaggccctTGGACACGTGGTGGGAGAAGCCGTCATCCATGGAGTCGAGAAGGCCGTTGAACGAGGGACTGGAGAGAAAGCAGGCTTGGGAATCAGGGAGGCCAGGGACCCCCACTTGGGGGATGCTCTTGCCCACAAGCTTAAGGAAGCGAGCCACGCTCTTGAAAACACTGGGAGCGAGGCTGGCAGACAGGCTGAGAATATCATCGGACATGGAGTGGACCCTGCCCACAGCTCCTGGCAGGGGACTCCCGGCAGCAACGGAGCTTGG GGTACCCACGGGCAGCCTCCCTCCAGAGGCCATGGCATCCCTGGCTCTCAGGGTGGCCCTGGAGGCCCAGGGGACACCCGGGACCACGTGTTCTCTGGAGGCTCAGGTGGCCGCTTTGGAGCCAATGCTCAGGGAGGCCACAGAGGGCCATTCAACCTGGGGGCCAACCCTCAG GGAGCTGCAACCCAACCTGGTTCAGTGAGAGGCAGCAGCAACAGAAATACAGAA TGCACCAACCCCCCTGGCTCAGGTGGAAGCTCTAGCAACTCTGAG GGAAGCAGCAGCAGTGGCGGCAGCAATGGCGGCAGCAGTCATGGTGGCGGCAGCAATGGCGGCAGCAGTGGCGGCAGCAGTCATGGTGGCGGCAGCAGTGGCGGCAGCAGTCATGGTGGCGGCAGCAGTGGTGGCAGCAATGGCGGCAGCAGCAGTCACGGTGGAGGCAGTGGTGGAGGCAGCAGCGGCAGCTCCGAGTCCAGCGGG GGATACAATCCCAACGCCTCCTCGGGGAGCAGGGTTGGAAGCAGTGGCGGAAACAAACCCGAG gggcaGGGCTCTGGTGGAGAAGGCGAAGCTGTCAGTGGAATCAACACCTTG AACTCTCAGACATCTTCTGAGCCCTTCAACTTCGACACTTTCTGGAAG aaTTTTAAATCCAAGCTGGGCTTCATTAACTGGGATGCCCTAAACAAG GGCCaggccccaccccccagcactCGTGCCCTCCTCTACTTCAGGCGGCTCTGGGAG GATTTCAAACACAACACTCCTTTCTTGAACTGGAAAGTCATTACTGAG GGCGAGGACGTGCCATCGCTTCAGAAGAGGGCAGGTGGGGCTGGCCAG CCTGGCACAGGATGGCAAGATGCAGTAGCTGTGACTGCTAAG AACTACAATTACAACCAGCAGGGACCCCCTACAGCCCTTGGCGGGCAGTACCCAGCCAAGACCCCTGCTAAG GGGGGAGTCACGGTTTCTTCCTCG GCTTCCCGGATGCaccctggcctgctgcagtgggTGAAGTTTTGGTAG
- the DMKN gene encoding dermokine isoform X5, translating into MKLATVSSLLLLLLGVAWLGGSHSWGEDVPSLQKRAGGAGQNYNYNQQGPPTALGGQYPAKTPAKGGVTVSSSASRMHPGLLQWVKFW; encoded by the exons ATGAAGCTGGCCACTGTCTCCTCTCTGCTGTTGCTCCTGCTGGGTGTGGCCTGGCTCGGGGGGAGTCACAGCTGG GGCGAGGACGTGCCATCGCTTCAGAAGAGGGCAGGTGGGGCTGGCCAG AACTACAATTACAACCAGCAGGGACCCCCTACAGCCCTTGGCGGGCAGTACCCAGCCAAGACCCCTGCTAAG GGGGGAGTCACGGTTTCTTCCTCG GCTTCCCGGATGCaccctggcctgctgcagtgggTGAAGTTTTGGTAG
- the DMKN gene encoding dermokine isoform X4, whose protein sequence is MKLATVSSLLLLLLGVAWLGGSHSWGEDVPSLQKRAGGAGQPGTGWQDAVAVTAKNYNYNQQGPPTALGGQYPAKTPAKGGVTVSSSASRMHPGLLQWVKFW, encoded by the exons ATGAAGCTGGCCACTGTCTCCTCTCTGCTGTTGCTCCTGCTGGGTGTGGCCTGGCTCGGGGGGAGTCACAGCTGG GGCGAGGACGTGCCATCGCTTCAGAAGAGGGCAGGTGGGGCTGGCCAG CCTGGCACAGGATGGCAAGATGCAGTAGCTGTGACTGCTAAG AACTACAATTACAACCAGCAGGGACCCCCTACAGCCCTTGGCGGGCAGTACCCAGCCAAGACCCCTGCTAAG GGGGGAGTCACGGTTTCTTCCTCG GCTTCCCGGATGCaccctggcctgctgcagtgggTGAAGTTTTGGTAG
- the DMKN gene encoding dermokine isoform X1: MKLKGSLACLLLFLLLGSGEASPLQGGEEDAGREVGESIGHGVGEALGHVVGEAVIHGVEKAVERGTGEKAGLGIREARDPHLGDALAHKLKEASHALENTGSEAGRQAENIIGHGVDPAHSSWQGTPGSNGAWGTHGQPPSRGHGIPGSQGGPGGPGDTRDHVFSGGSGGRFGANAQGGHRGPFNLGANPQGAATQPGSVRGSSNRNTECTNPPGSGGSSSNSEGSSSSGGSNGGSSHGGGSNGGSSGGSSHGGGSSGGSSHGGGSSGGSNGGSSSHGGGSGGGSSGSSESSGGYNPNASSGSRVGSSGGNKPECDNPHGSGGSGGQGQGSGGEGEAVSGINTLNSQTSSEPFNFDTFWKNFKSKLGFINWDALNKGQAPPPSTRALLYFRRLWEDFKHNTPFLNWKVITEGEDVPSLQKRAGGAGQPGTGWQDAVAVTAKNYNYNQQGPPTALGGQYPAKTPAKGGVTVSSSASRMHPGLLQWVKFW; the protein is encoded by the exons ATGAAGCTAAAGGGGTCTCTGGCCTGCCTCCTGCTGTTCCTGCTCCTGGGCAGCGGGGAGGCTAGCCCGCTGCAGGGTGGAGAGGAGGACGCCGGAAGAGAAGTTGGGGAATCCAttgggcatggggtgggggaggccctTGGACACGTGGTGGGAGAAGCCGTCATCCATGGAGTCGAGAAGGCCGTTGAACGAGGGACTGGAGAGAAAGCAGGCTTGGGAATCAGGGAGGCCAGGGACCCCCACTTGGGGGATGCTCTTGCCCACAAGCTTAAGGAAGCGAGCCACGCTCTTGAAAACACTGGGAGCGAGGCTGGCAGACAGGCTGAGAATATCATCGGACATGGAGTGGACCCTGCCCACAGCTCCTGGCAGGGGACTCCCGGCAGCAACGGAGCTTGG GGTACCCACGGGCAGCCTCCCTCCAGAGGCCATGGCATCCCTGGCTCTCAGGGTGGCCCTGGAGGCCCAGGGGACACCCGGGACCACGTGTTCTCTGGAGGCTCAGGTGGCCGCTTTGGAGCCAATGCTCAGGGAGGCCACAGAGGGCCATTCAACCTGGGGGCCAACCCTCAG GGAGCTGCAACCCAACCTGGTTCAGTGAGAGGCAGCAGCAACAGAAATACAGAA TGCACCAACCCCCCTGGCTCAGGTGGAAGCTCTAGCAACTCTGAG GGAAGCAGCAGCAGTGGCGGCAGCAATGGCGGCAGCAGTCATGGTGGCGGCAGCAATGGCGGCAGCAGTGGCGGCAGCAGTCATGGTGGCGGCAGCAGTGGCGGCAGCAGTCATGGTGGCGGCAGCAGTGGTGGCAGCAATGGCGGCAGCAGCAGTCACGGTGGAGGCAGTGGTGGAGGCAGCAGCGGCAGCTCCGAGTCCAGCGGG GGATACAATCCCAACGCCTCCTCGGGGAGCAGGGTTGGAAGCAGTGGCGGAAACAAACCCGAG TGTGACAACCCACACGGGTCCGGGGGATCTGGGGGTCAG gggcaGGGCTCTGGTGGAGAAGGCGAAGCTGTCAGTGGAATCAACACCTTG AACTCTCAGACATCTTCTGAGCCCTTCAACTTCGACACTTTCTGGAAG aaTTTTAAATCCAAGCTGGGCTTCATTAACTGGGATGCCCTAAACAAG GGCCaggccccaccccccagcactCGTGCCCTCCTCTACTTCAGGCGGCTCTGGGAG GATTTCAAACACAACACTCCTTTCTTGAACTGGAAAGTCATTACTGAG GGCGAGGACGTGCCATCGCTTCAGAAGAGGGCAGGTGGGGCTGGCCAG CCTGGCACAGGATGGCAAGATGCAGTAGCTGTGACTGCTAAG AACTACAATTACAACCAGCAGGGACCCCCTACAGCCCTTGGCGGGCAGTACCCAGCCAAGACCCCTGCTAAG GGGGGAGTCACGGTTTCTTCCTCG GCTTCCCGGATGCaccctggcctgctgcagtgggTGAAGTTTTGGTAG
- the DMKN gene encoding dermokine isoform X3, producing MKLKGSLACLLLFLLLGSGEASPLQGGEEDAGREVGESIGHGVGEALGHVVGEAVIHGVEKAVERGTGEKAGLGIREARDPHLGDALAHKLKEASHALENTGSEAGRQAENIIGHGVDPAHSSWQGTPGSNGAWGTHGQPPSRGHGIPGSQGGPGGPGDTRDHVFSGGSGGRFGANAQGGHRGPFNLGANPQGAATQPGSVRGSSNRNTECTNPPGSGGSSSNSEGSSSSGGSNGGSSHGGGSNGGSSGGSSHGGGSSGGSSHGGGSSGGSNGGSSSHGGGSGGGSSGSSESSGGYNPNASSGSRVGSSGGNKPECDNPHGSGGSGGQGQGSGGEGEAVSGINTLNSQTSSEPFNFDTFWKNFKSKLGFINWDALNKGQAPPPSTRALLYFRRLWEDFKHNTPFLNWKVITEGEDVPSLQKRAGGAGQNYNYNQQGPPTALGGQYPAKTPAKGGVTVSSSASRMHPGLLQWVKFW from the exons ATGAAGCTAAAGGGGTCTCTGGCCTGCCTCCTGCTGTTCCTGCTCCTGGGCAGCGGGGAGGCTAGCCCGCTGCAGGGTGGAGAGGAGGACGCCGGAAGAGAAGTTGGGGAATCCAttgggcatggggtgggggaggccctTGGACACGTGGTGGGAGAAGCCGTCATCCATGGAGTCGAGAAGGCCGTTGAACGAGGGACTGGAGAGAAAGCAGGCTTGGGAATCAGGGAGGCCAGGGACCCCCACTTGGGGGATGCTCTTGCCCACAAGCTTAAGGAAGCGAGCCACGCTCTTGAAAACACTGGGAGCGAGGCTGGCAGACAGGCTGAGAATATCATCGGACATGGAGTGGACCCTGCCCACAGCTCCTGGCAGGGGACTCCCGGCAGCAACGGAGCTTGG GGTACCCACGGGCAGCCTCCCTCCAGAGGCCATGGCATCCCTGGCTCTCAGGGTGGCCCTGGAGGCCCAGGGGACACCCGGGACCACGTGTTCTCTGGAGGCTCAGGTGGCCGCTTTGGAGCCAATGCTCAGGGAGGCCACAGAGGGCCATTCAACCTGGGGGCCAACCCTCAG GGAGCTGCAACCCAACCTGGTTCAGTGAGAGGCAGCAGCAACAGAAATACAGAA TGCACCAACCCCCCTGGCTCAGGTGGAAGCTCTAGCAACTCTGAG GGAAGCAGCAGCAGTGGCGGCAGCAATGGCGGCAGCAGTCATGGTGGCGGCAGCAATGGCGGCAGCAGTGGCGGCAGCAGTCATGGTGGCGGCAGCAGTGGCGGCAGCAGTCATGGTGGCGGCAGCAGTGGTGGCAGCAATGGCGGCAGCAGCAGTCACGGTGGAGGCAGTGGTGGAGGCAGCAGCGGCAGCTCCGAGTCCAGCGGG GGATACAATCCCAACGCCTCCTCGGGGAGCAGGGTTGGAAGCAGTGGCGGAAACAAACCCGAG TGTGACAACCCACACGGGTCCGGGGGATCTGGGGGTCAG gggcaGGGCTCTGGTGGAGAAGGCGAAGCTGTCAGTGGAATCAACACCTTG AACTCTCAGACATCTTCTGAGCCCTTCAACTTCGACACTTTCTGGAAG aaTTTTAAATCCAAGCTGGGCTTCATTAACTGGGATGCCCTAAACAAG GGCCaggccccaccccccagcactCGTGCCCTCCTCTACTTCAGGCGGCTCTGGGAG GATTTCAAACACAACACTCCTTTCTTGAACTGGAAAGTCATTACTGAG GGCGAGGACGTGCCATCGCTTCAGAAGAGGGCAGGTGGGGCTGGCCAG AACTACAATTACAACCAGCAGGGACCCCCTACAGCCCTTGGCGGGCAGTACCCAGCCAAGACCCCTGCTAAG GGGGGAGTCACGGTTTCTTCCTCG GCTTCCCGGATGCaccctggcctgctgcagtgggTGAAGTTTTGGTAG